The genomic segment AGGATGACAGCTTAAAGCCTAAAAAGCAAACACAGCTTTCTCTATCAACCAACCAGTATCCAACCTTTCACATTTTAGGTTATTTACTACACATCTTCTATACTTGAAAATACTTGACAGCTATTGCTGaatgctgcagtgttttgaaTTTATGAATATGATTTTTATATCTTTCAGGAAGCCAGTGGTTTCCATTCATACGgtatgaaaatcaatttgcaGGGAGCAGGTGGTGGGAGGGAGGACTTATTTGAAAAGTGAACAATAACACCACAAGATTTTCAATGTGCAAGACTGCAAGTCTATACAAGTTGATTTGCATACTATACAGTACGGCTGGGCAATATGGATCAACTCTGTCATTGTGGTATATGTAATTACTTCACAATATTGATATATATCATGTAATAATCATAGTTAATTTTCTGGAAAATTGAGAAACCAGAAGTGAATCTACCAAATACCTGACAAATTTAAAGTTTGTTATATTGATaccaaaattatataaaaatccaGTATTTTAATACAGTAGTCCTCAATTTGCAACATTGCCCATAATGTTGTAATACACCCGGAGATGTTAAAGACATAAATACGTCATACAACTTGCATTTGTCATACAATtctactgtagaaacaaatgGAAATCAGTAGCTTCCTGCCACCAAAGCAGAAAGGATGCATTGATGCAGTTATGTGTGAATATCCAAAGAtgtggatatctcaaaaccttgAAAGATAGACCAAAACTATCTGCGTGACTAGATAACACACATTGTagtatgaaaaatatgtatttctgtaTCTTTGTTAACTGACCTACCAAAGAATAATTACAGTTGATAGcaacttgtattttatttttgcacgTTGAACCATCATTTCCATCGGTCATGATAACATTGGACTTACCAGTCGATTGGTGAAATCCGGAAACATGGCAACATCACTTCAACAAAGGCCGacggggcaagaaacacgagcagtcagaatAAGCCAagagtttagccagattatctaaaccagtTTCTCTGTAGGTAAATCCCAAAGTGAGTGCACCTGAAAGgttggtaataatccctcattgcacaagAAAAGTGTGCAGTCAACTACGGTAAGTACAAAAGATCAAAGTTGAACCTAATAGTAAACCTAACCCTAatagtttgggtaataatttcaCTGTCTACCTTTCTCTTCAAATTACGCTTGACTAACCCTTGGGGTTTGTTTACAATGTGTATGGTCATCTGACCTTCTGATCTTAACTTTCTTGCCCCAATGCACTTGTTTTAGCAATGTCACTACATTTTGAGATCTCAGCCATTAACTTGTTGAGTATGTTATTATAACcaagatccaagttgtaataaaacagaattattctttaaggcagtggttcccaaactttttttaaaccatgacaCCCCTttatagtgattttttttccccatggcACCCACTCACACAATACATACACCTTTTTCAGCATGATGTACAACATGCAACATATATGAATTGACATCAGTGGCTGAAATAATCAACTTTTCAACATATTTGGCACCTTTGCCACATTTTTCCTGCAGATAAGACACAACAGGTGTAGTACAGATCGCATCCCCTATCCACTAAAAGCCGTAAGAGTAAAGTAGTTTTCACAGTACAGTCTGAATTTACTTCCTTTGATCGTCTCTCACTGCGTTGAGGGCTGAAATGTATCAGCAGCTGTATTTACAGGGAGAAATATTTCCATCACTGCTCAGTCAGTTATTTCTGACTACTGTGCACCTGGAAAATGCGTGTGACGGAAAGTGTGTTGAGTCACTATGACAACGGGTAACGGTGAGCTGCTGTTACCAGTGTTAAGGCCAGTTCAGACAAAAGATTCACGACGAGACAAGTTGCAACTACTTGCAACAGAACGTCGTCTGCAACATTTTAGAACCAGCCAGTTTACAACAATGCAACTAGACGAGACGGTGCATCGTTTTCCATAGCAACGACTACCAGTACTTCTGTTCTAACTGCTGGCTTTTCAGGCTTTTTTTATAACTGGATGTCATTTGTAGCGTCTTATATGACTGAAGATAGTGATAATGAGGTACTTGCTATATTTCTAGAATTGATGAAATGGcgaaaagataaataaaaacaagaggTTGGCGTACTTGGGGCCATCCATGGGTACACAGATGTGACAAAGGGCAGCTTGTTTGTTGATCTTATTTGACTTATGTTTTCAGGCTTCTGTCATGCAGACACAGCTGTTCCTCAAACAAATTGATGAGTTGAAACTCTTTCCTCCTTCCCAAATTTCGACCAGCTGACAATTGTAACTGACTTCAACAGCTGACTTCGCTACTAGCTGATTGGCTGTTGAAACAGTTGATGTGCCTTACGTTCTAAAAACCAGCAAGTGCCGACTTGACAAGCTGAGCCGCAGCGACACCATCAGCTTGCTTTAGTCGAGCTGAGACGAGCCAGTTCACGTCGCTGCAACTTTTCCCTGCAACGTTCTAAAACGGTTTCATCTCGTTGTGAATCTTTGGTCTGAACTGGGCTTTAGCTGCAACATAACTGCATATTTACAGTGTTTAGATACATTTGATAACGTAATATAAACATGTAGTAAACGTAAATATCaccttgttttttatgtgatgAAACGTTATCATATATGTACACTggacaacagaaaataaatcttgCAGCACTCTTGGCCCCTCCTCAAGGAATCCACTTTAGGCACCACTGCCTTAAGGGACATTTCTTCTCAGAGTACCTGTTCACTTCCTCACTGGGTGTGTTTCAACCTTTGCAAGCTCTACCAAAATCTCTTCTCTTACATTCTAGGTGTTAAGGTTTGAGGCTCAGAGCTGGGCCTGCTAAACCCACTGAAGGAGTTATGATTTGTACCCTCTCTGAAATCGTGCCTGAGAGGCTTAACTCTGGGAACTGAGTTCTCAATCCTTAAACCTTGCATGTTGCAGTGATGGCAGCCTGCCTCCCTACTTCAGGGAAGCCCAGACTGCATCACTTTCCAGTGAGTCAGATGTTTCACCTGAGGAGTGGGAAAAGCAGAAATGTCTCTTAAAAACAGCATCAGGACAGACCAAAGGGTGGGCCAATAGACTGACAAGAAACATAATTTCTCGTGGACCACTTCAAAGTCAAACCAAAAGCCCTTTCATTAAGCTTCAGACAGACACTGCCCAGTACAACAAGCTTGTTAAAGTTAAATATGAACTCTGTTTATTATCATGGTTAAACATAAAAGCTCTGACTGGGCTGTTTTTCCACTTCCAAAAGTTTCTTTTGCTTATTGACTCTGTGGTTGTAGTTGGCATGAGATAGCGAACAAGACAAGGCTTATGTTATTGGCTCTCGTGAGGCAGTTGTTGGGACTCAGATGAGCTTGGGTGTCTCAAATATTCCATGGGAACATCAATTGCCTCATAGCAGACGTCTAACATGCAAGGGAAATACATGCTCTTTAAGTAGCATGCTACATGTTTATCATGACCACATGTGCATCCTATCGCTGCactattaacattttaaatcaatgatCTGGCTATAGTACCTAGGAAGGTACTATAGCCATGTGGATAACAAACCTCAACAAACCTGTGAAGAGACAAaggcacaaaaaataaataaatgtgtctgGTATAATTTTCAGATGGCATACCTTAGCAAAAACAGAatctacattttctgtgtgcatttgaaaaacaaactgaaaacaacatCCCTGACTCTATACGGGCCCCAATGTAGATCAAAGGGCTTCAAACTGTCCCATGTAGGGGCCAGTGATGGTGATATCAATACTTGTTGGGAAAACCTGGAGCCTGAGGCCAGCCTCCACACAGCTGAGTCAACACTACAGTGTTTGATCCAAATCCAGTGATGAGGAAAATCCAGTCCGAGCCTTCCCCTGCTCTTCATGCACGTTTTTCAGATGACAACAAAAGTGACCATTAGCTGATATTGTGTGACCCTCGATGAAAGGCCTTAGAGCCACAATGAGACCCCAAACCAAACCGCTGccatgcttacacacacacacacacagctggcgTTAATGTCTGAGATTAAAAACTTCCATTTTGAAGCTGTATGATAAATGAGCAGCCGGAAAAACGATAAACATTGTGTACAGCTAACGTTACAGCGTAAACACGTTTCCCACAAGTACTTACTCTGCGACAGCACATATTTGCTTGAGCACGCCGTGAGGTTGCATCTCCTGACAGGCGTTATCCGGTGACTTCTGACGAGCTGTCGGTGAAGCTGACAAGCCAGAGGTCTTATTACGGACGACAAAGTCACCATATTGATCAAGCTAACGCTACTAGCTTCACAACAAGCCGCTACAAAGAAGCGCGTTTACCGTCCTTTAACGTTTCGTCACGCTGTTTTGTGTGAAGCTAACGCTTAGCTAAGTCTTTACGTTTTCACAGACGTTAGCGCTCATTAGGCAACGGAGCACGTTCAAAGAAAAACTATCGCCTGctgttctctgtctctgctttcctACCGTTTGCCTGGAGGCGCGGGAAGGGTTTCGctttacacacattcaaaatgtGACCGCAAAAAGCCAACAACCGCTTCTCCTGAATCTATAGCGTCAACTTAACCCGGTTAAATAGTGTCCTTGCCGGCCCAGACCCTCGATAAATGATAAGATACAGTCGTTGTTGGAAAACTATTTGCTTGGCAGGACTGGAAGAGGGGGGGCTTCCGTCCTGACCAATCAGCGGCCTCCACTGAGGGGCGTTAGCGACAATGACGTAAGACAGACTTAATACATCTATGTCAGACAGGTgggctatttttcagcataataCCGTACTCGTACAAAATCTAATAAGATAAGCCTTCGCTGATCCCCAGAGAACAAattcaggtgttgcagcagcacaaggacagagaaagtaaaataattagaagtatataaaataaaaatagaaataaaaaaaccccagaaacTATACGATTGCAATTGAACTCACAATTATAAGGCAAGAGTGACAGAGTGATGTATTAATAATACGAATGAACTACAACCAGGGTAACTCATTCAATCTGTTAGCATAAACACTTTCCAGCTGCATATTGATATTCCCACCCACAGTATGccaatttgtttatttatttattttattcatatattattcTTCTATATATTATccaaagtaaaaagtataattttctttgaaatgtagtggaccagaagtatgaagtagcataaaaGTTAAATACTCatataaagtacaagtacctcaaaattgcacttacGCACAGTAATTGAGTAAATACATtgatggcttactgggacacttaaatatTATAGAGCCATCATTAACATTATTAGTaacagctgtgcttttcctccTCATTAACCATCTTGCCCTTACATCTTTACCTgtcatgtatttatgtgtgtctctgtaactttttaaatttccttcaaaaaggtttcttttttttatttgcaatttaacgtttttatgctgtttttttaatgtattttaattataaatattgTGTGTAAAgaactttgaattgcctttgtgtataaaatgtgcTATACATATAAACTTGCCTTGACTTCCTGCTACAGTATGCCAATTCAAAAGTGTCTGCTATGAAAAAGGTCTTTTGCAAAGCCATAACCTGTGAACCTGTTCTgctttggtctataaaacactTCATGAGGATGCAGCACCTTCAAATGTCTGTTTCattatattcatatttgtttCCATCTTCCATCTTTATCCTGTGTCCTGTCCCCATCATCCCACATTGAAGTTTCGTCtaatcaaaatacattttcttaagcTTGTTTATAGTAAagtgctgtctgtgtgtatgcgtggTGGGTAGTACTGTTGCATCATGGTTACTCTCCTCAAGAATGTCACTCTGTACAGAGCTGACCACGTGACTGTCGGACTTTAATCCCTGAACTgaacaaactaaatatttatcAGGAAACcgagaaaacacagaataatGTGCTGATGATGGCACACACACTGGCAAAAACAGGCTCTAACAGACGTGTTTCTGCATGTAGCTTTAGCGTTTAGATCTTTTTCTGAAATTTCATGAGTTCAGTGCTATCGTGTGTTGATGTCTCTTAACTTGCTGTCTAAAATTCCAAAACTATATAAACTGGCCATCAACTGAAAACATCTGCTTGGGTTATTTCCCCTATACAGTCTTTATAATGGAATGGATATGTAATATATtccaaatgtgcaaaaattaTTGTATTTCTGAGGACTTTGTACCAACATGAAAGAGACAAATAAGACAACACAAGAAGCCTCTGCATTTGTTTAGTTTATTGTCTTCACCAAATTGGTCCAAAGGGCTCTCATAGCCTTTCAACAAGAAGTCAGAGctcaatgaaaatgtgaaattatggACACTGAAACAGGGGTTAGACTGGAGAAGACTGCAGCTCAACTGCTACACTTTGTACCAGTGGTTCTTATGTTATTTCAGTGCAGGACTCCACTGCCATCAGATTAACCTCTGCAGTATGAAAAAGAATGACTGGTTCTGGTCAAACCGCTACTCCGTCTCTGGTTCTGTCTTTAACCGTCTAAACAAACTGTGACCTCTTCGCTCAAACAGAACCAAGTCATACTAATGAAAAGCAACTGGAACATGTTTACATTAAACTACTACTAGCCTGGATCGAAGCCGGGCTTGTGCTTAGCCAGAGCCTTTAGCATGCAGCGCAGTTTCACAGGGAGCCATGTTAGCTCCACGGTGCTGCACCATGGCCGTTTCTGAGTAACTTTCTCTCTAAGAGCTGGACGCCTCACTGTGGCGGTGTTACGGAGGGTATGTTTACGTATTTGCAGCCAAAACATGTTAGTTCTAGAAAAGAGGTAGCAAACTAACGCCCCATGGCACAACGTGGCCAAACTCTCCGTCAGTGCCTCTGTGCTATACCAACCCACAGATGATCACAGACATCAACAGCACCTACACACAGGTACCCTGGTTAGAGTACCACAAGCCGCAGACTCCTGGGTCTGTCTGTTACCGTCCCTTCACCACGACTGAGATCAATATTACAACCcaagaaaatgtttggtttttttttgtaacctGACcacaaagcacaaacacaccctgACTTGTGTAGCATGAGAAATACAATAcgtttataaaaaaatacaaaaaagcactttttttaaaccatCAAGAGAAGCATTTTACCAGGAccagaaattaataaaaataacaaaagaagttgaatgtatttttcaaaactttttaaaatgtagaatCTATTTACAGCATCATGTCAGAGAGCAGAGGGAGTAtgaaagcacaaacacagagttCAGGGGAGGAAGTGACGAAAGACGAACCAGGGCATTAAATTGTTCTTCATAAAAGAGGTGTTTTATTTAAGCCTACTGTCAGTCTTGAGTCAAAATGACAAGCGTTCAAAGAGTTCTCAGTCCTTCAGGAGACCAGGGAGGACGGGTTAGTCCAGAGCGATTATGTCATCGTCATCATTGTCGGTGGGGGCAGCTGCTGCACTTGATTGGTCCGTCCGTGGGCGCTTGGTGGAGGTCTCGCCAGTTTCTGCATCTGAGTGCTTCCTCTTGCTGCCGCTGgtcgctgctgctgcagagctaGACGACGCCCCTTCCCCCTCATCAGAGTCAATAATCATGAGGTCGTCTTCCTCTGCTGGAGCTGAAAGATGGTGGACAACAACGTTCAtagatgaaaaagaaacagcactaagaagaaaaacaagagcacTAACCCTCAAAACAAACAAGCGATTGAAATTTGAGTCTTTAATAAAgttcaaaaacattcaaaaaggTCACCTAAGATCAAATATTCACGTCAAGGTGGGTTGACACAGATGGAAACCTCAAATTAACATTCTGAGCTATgattttgtgttgttgtagaTTTGTTATCTTAAAGATAAATTAAGTGATGTCACTGGAAGCAAAGCAACTCAAGTCAGGCCCAGCGAATATCATCCAATTGCAGAGCTGCAGTTCCAAACCTGCAGCTCTACAACTGCAGTTCAGGCCAACCTGCACCACCTACTGACAAGTAAAGTTACAGCTGCACACCAATACCCTGATAGCGCATGATAGCCATGAACTGTGCGTGGCAGCAAACCGCCATAATTTATTCTGTTGATAAAGTGTTCAAACTGTTTCTGTAGATGGCAAAGGTCTGTAGAACTGGAGTGACAATGGCCAACTCCCCCCTTATTGAGAACATGCAGCCTGCTAGACAGAGTGTCTAAGTTTGTGACTTAGGCTGCATTCAAATTCacaatagcaaaaaaaaaaaaaaaaaaaaaaaaaaaaaaaaaaggcaggcCCACCCTTATTTGAATGAGACTAGTCTGCCGACGCAGCAGGAGTGCCAACAAAGAGGTCTCCTCAaataaaaaagttgaacctggctcaaccTTCCCTGCAATGCAATGGAAAACGctgtgttggccaatcaaatacgtGCAAGAGCACATCCTGGTGGATTAGTTTGTAACGTGAAGGCTGTATTTCTATTGTTTACATCGCGATCGTCACAATGAAAGATAACATATTTGTCGCTGtaataactttccagagttgtaaatcCTGTCTCGGAGTATTACAAACCGCTGTGCAGTGTCTTGGTGATGAGCTGATAAACCTTCAAATTCACAAATCTCAACGAATTCTGATATCAATACAAAAAATGAAGGGCAGTAAACAAACACTCTGTAGCAATAATACAGTACAGCACAGACATTCCTTCTCAGTGTGTTTAACATAGAGACACGACCACACAAAATCAGCACCACCGTGATGTGAACTTAGATAAAAGACTCTCTCCTGCTGACCTTTAGAAGAGGTGGATGGCTGGGCGGAGTCCTTGTTGCCGTTGGTGATGCTGCTAACATCTTCCTGCTTAGTCTGAGGGGGCGGAGCTTTGTCTGGGGCCTCGCCTACTACCTCAAACTCCACATCCCGCTCTAGTTCCTCACTGCcaatgaagacacacacacagttttgttcACTTGAgtcacaataaaaataaaacatgaggaaTTAAACATTGAACTGTACACTATGTATTTCATTCACAGAGGTACATACGTGTGCAGGACATTAACGAGGAGTGTGTAGTCTTGGAGGAAGTCATCAACTTGGAGACGGCTGCCGTTACGGATCCCAAAATCAGAAAGAAATTTGCTGTTGTTGGCTGTGGAGGAGCAGACAGGATGGGAGTTACACACACCTAACCACACCTTACAAACAAGTAAGCGTTTGTAGCACGCTTGCAAAACAGAGCATGGAGGCACAGCTCACTAACTGTGTCAACAGAGATGCTATTCACTAAATGCTCTTTTAATCCCCTCCTGTCTGGCCAGTATGTGTTTTAACTATGGACTAATTGACAGAAGCTACCACAGCGCCCTCTTCTGTCCGAATGAAGAATCACTGCACTTCACTTTTCATTCTCACCAAACCACAAATCACCCAAATAATCAGTCTCTACTTTTTTGCATTTCTCCCAGCtcatatattttttgtcattctttCAGCTTCTTTAACCCCCATTTTTCCTGCCCCGCTTCCTTTCTTTATGTACTTCAACGCATTAATTGTGATGCATTACTACCGCCCCCCCCCCTTCCTGaccttctgtctctccttcctctgAGGAGATGAGGATGGTCCCTTTTCCATCCTCTATCTGAACATCCGGAGCCACCATGCCAAACCTCTCCTTCAAGATCtgataaaacatacaaaaatatcaagTCAACAACAATTATGGCAATAGTAAACATGACAAGTCGAGTCAACATTTATAAACCAACAACAATAACCCCCTCCCACCaattatgtactgtattgtagATTATATGGTACATGAAATACAGGCTTTTCTCAGGCTCCTCAGGCTATGTACCTTATTTGGTGTTGCCAGGTCACAAAGACAGATTAAATAGACAACCATCCATGAATGCAGTAAGAATATCTGGGTGCAACCATATTTTCTGACAAAACATGTGGGAGCTACGACCCGGAAAAACGTTTTAACTGAAGCTGTGGTGTCCCATTAGGacacttttaatactttaaagctggagtgcagaacttttgtctcccccttctggcagtgagagtaattacacaaacactgttgatgcatgcttatgatgtatgtctacagtgagctcgccccaggcttGTGTTCAGAGacagttacaaaaatacagagaaatttccacagttccaagacaataatccattatttaggtagaggaaatgtaatagctacagagcctactccaaatattttaccaacctgtccaagagcagtaacatgacatctgtgtctgccctcagtctcttctctcagcgctctccaacaaggaaaggctaaagctacaccaatggttatccatGTTTGTCCTCGCCATTGATCACTTTCTTTTTatgactgtaatccttcctctgaaggCAGAGTTtctttttatctggagcatcagaaacctttcttggacgcttcttaggttttactcctagttgctgtagcctactccgtcactacggttgctccagagccatgcaGAGACAGCTGCGTCAACTCtgttcagtttcaattcaagtggctttattggcgcAACTGCTTTGAGTAAAATGCATCATTACCAGTGCACCAGCgtgggaatgtcgccacagacaccagatttaaaaactctgtatactgcaaaatacagagagatttacctgccggtgataggcttaatcagcattgcgtgaacttgtttggcaagggcttgaaagTAACAGAccttcatttatatgtaaaagtcccgcactcttGCTTTAAATCTGATCAGTGCTGCTCAGGATTTCTGTGAATGAATGACGCCAACATTACTTTCATTGTGGCAGGTTGGTGTAGGTGCAAAAACAAGCTCATCATATTACCCTGTCCTGCAGAGAGAGGACCATGGTTTTGTGGACGTTGAGCTTGACTGTGACTTCAGGTTTGCTGGCGCAGACGTAGCAGTTGGTGCTGGGCGGGTCCAGGACACATGGGACCAGAAGCTTCTTCCTGAGGTTGGGACACTTGTTCAGGAAGATCTGGAGAAgaggcaaacaaaaacatgaaatgtggAAACACAACGTTGCTGGCTGCTCTGAACTCAGTTTCTCAAGTGACGCGGTTTTGGGTCAAAGCATGTAAGCAACAATATTAACAAGCCCCTTTCAGATACTTGGTTTAGTCCCATGTTAAACTGAGAATGGCAAATTATATCAAAACGTTTAATTTCCTTTGCAGAAACCAGAAACAATATGTGGGGCATACTATGTCAGCAAACAACAGGGCAGCTACCacgatttgtctaactcagtcTGCTGAAGCCTCATCTTGACTTCAGGTAAACTCATACAATACATTTTGGCACAGAGGGAGGACTTTGGAAATCCAATTTTAACCTGGACTTTTAATCCAACTGGAAAAGTAAAAttaatgtttgtaaaatgttttaaccctGGGCAAACACCCAGGTCCTGACAATTGCCTGGTGGACTAACCTAACCAGTCATGGGCACTTGGTAGTTCAACTAACCGTGCGACAGGATTCTAGTTCCCCAGACAGGATCTTCAACCCTTCCAGCACGATGAGTCCAGCGATGACAGCGTTGGTTGTAGCAATAGCTGGGATGATGTTACCTGCCatggctgaaaaacaaaatcaacaaaaaaaacagagacattTATCTGAATGTGGATGTGCACTACAACTGTATAATGGAATTAAGATAACTAATTTAGATCAAGTACAAtatattcattaaataaaacagcaaattctaCATTATAGTTTGTTTCCAGTGTAACCAATTTCCTGTTGAAAAGATGCAAGACAACCAACTTACACTTTACATCAAAGCGACTCTTCATGTTCATGCTAAAGATGTGCATACGTAGGTTGGCTGCTGCGGTAACAAAGTCCATGGCTGGAGGGTCATCCTGACaggggatgaggaggaggcaATGAAGGCACTAAACTCACACGaaccattaaaaacacagttCATGTATCTGTGTGTCACTAACATTTCACTACGGCTGTGTATTCTCTAGCAATATACATCCCTGAAGTGGTTAACAAACCTCAGCTTCTTTTCTTTGGAACCCTTTTGAATTTTTACAATTAAAGACAAATACGTATGTATCTCTCAGTGTTTTCTGGAAGAACGGTGTATTCATCAATACAtgtatattttctcttttcattcttATAGCAAGTATGCAAACATTGATGGAgatcagtgtgtttatgtgttaccTTGTCCCACACCAGCGCGGCTCCTTCTCCCTTCTCCTGCAGCTGTGAGCGGAGAGTCTCCACGCTGTGCTGGAACAGCTGGCAGTGACCCCAAACACCCAGAACCTGCTGGTCCTTCAAGCCTGAACCTGGAGACTCCTCCTGAGGACATGCTGGGACGCACAAATAAATACGGATGAGGAGGTAGTCACGCTGAGCCATGCTATGAACGGCTGTGAGCAGTCGAGACACACTGGCACGGTGCGAGTGTTCTtccactgtacagcaagttGTTTACCTCAATGGCGTGTTGGAAGTGTGCAGACAGAGACTTTGATTAAagtttgattgacagttggCTTAGCAGCAGCAGACTAAAAAACATGAGTAAATCCCTCCAGTGTTATCATGCAGTGCACTGCAGTAACcacctgaaaacagctgctctAAAACCTGCTATTTATTGTACGAGTCACGTGGAGCTATTTCTTACCCTGGAGATTCATCCAAGCACTTGTCATCATTGAAAATCGGGACTTGTTAAACTATGTTGCAATTACACTTGAGTGTTTTGTGTGCTTGCAACAGAGCTCGTCTCCTCTGTTTCATCATAGCAAAGTTATTATTTCATTTGTGAATTGATTCAGAGGATAATCTAATTCTTCGGTGATTCAATTTTTCTCACGTCTCGTCTCATGGCACGtcatacatgtatttatgtttcTGTGCTTATAAATGTAGTTACACACCTGGttctattctgtttttcttaatcTTCTGCTCACCCTAAAAAGGTAAATGGGAGTTTAGCTTAGTATCT from the Siniperca chuatsi isolate FFG_IHB_CAS linkage group LG4, ASM2008510v1, whole genome shotgun sequence genome contains:
- the uba2 gene encoding SUMO-activating enzyme subunit 2, which produces MVQLVGSLRKELADSLSTCKVLVVGAGGIGCELLKNLALTGFKNIEVIDLDTIDVSNLNRQFLFQKKHVGKSKAQVAKESVLQFCPTANIIAYHDSIMNPDYNVEFFRKFMLVMNALDNRAARNHVNRMCLAADIPLIESGTAGYLGQVTVIKKGMTECYECQPKPTQKTFPGCTIRNTPSEPIHCIVWAKYLFNQLFGEEDADQEVSPDTADPEAAWNPEETAARATASEKDGDIKRVSTKEWARSTGYDPVKVFNKLFKDDIMYLLTMDKLWKKRKAPTPLDWQQLENSACPQEESPGSGLKDQQVLGVWGHCQLFQHSVETLRSQLQEKGEGAALVWDKDDPPAMDFVTAAANLRMHIFSMNMKSRFDVKSMAGNIIPAIATTNAVIAGLIVLEGLKILSGELESCRTIFLNKCPNLRKKLLVPCVLDPPSTNCYVCASKPEVTVKLNVHKTMVLSLQDRILKERFGMVAPDVQIEDGKGTILISSEEGETEANNSKFLSDFGIRNGSRLQVDDFLQDYTLLVNVLHTEELERDVEFEVVGEAPDKAPPPQTKQEDVSSITNGNKDSAQPSTSSKAPAEEDDLMIIDSDEGEGASSSSAAAATSGSKRKHSDAETGETSTKRPRTDQSSAAAAPTDNDDDDIIALD